From the genome of Turicibacter faecis, one region includes:
- the dnaE gene encoding DNA polymerase III subunit alpha translates to MAFTHLQVRSAYSLLNSSITIKDYVHLATRQGLKTLALTEDGSMHSAIKFYQECRVNNIKPLIGLTVKVKLEMGTEEWTFLAKNQTGYEALLSLASLYALNDEGIEFEELLPYSNHLITITNGETGVFVSMVMDHQWENLNQYYQRYLKPFNHLYIGLLRVNQETYDCSCRLISFAKEKQLKMVAVNDVRYLNQEDAKTLTLLRAIKANQSVEQMQISDVERYFKTEEQMRQLFVDHEEAIDHTEEIANACEVEILLHQSLLPTFKTPEGTTAATYLEALCYKGLLKRYGTSVSEIHKNRLRYELETIRKMGFCDYFLIVWDFIRYAKMNQILVGPGRGSAAGSLVSYVLGITNVDPIKYKLLFERFLNPERITMPDIDIDFQDNRRDEVIQYVQQKYGARCVVQIATFGTFQSRSAWRDLARIHDVQTELINKVATYISSGQTLRETYEQSQPLKEFFLKYPKLEMIYQEAMKIEGLPRHTSIHAAGVIIHDQDLTRHTAIMEGPTGIYVSQYEAEDLEAIGLLKMDFLGLKNLNMLQQMMTLIRKESDFQFDLASLDLNDSQTYKMITLGQTTGIFQLESEGMRQVLKKVRPNCLEDIIACNALFRPGPMENIPLFAARKHKEARIEYLDPILEEILRDTYGIIVYQEQIMQIAHVVSGYTLGEADVLRRAVSKKNKEILEKEERQFILRATQRGHSPEMAKKLYSLILKFANYGFNRSHAVAYSLIAYQMAYLKAHYPAYFMSVALTNVIGSEHHTAIYIREAKQLDLTILPPSVNRSGLTYQIENKCIRFSLLPIKHIGLNLAKQLVSIRENGAFKSVYDFVVRTRTFMNQRAYESLIDAGALDEFGYNRATLHHNLTAILDFSKYDGGLFEPDFQMQIISKDFSKIDLMKREKELLGFYLNSHPIHLLQKVAKENGWYYPSEISSIRKTQATFVGFVEKFREIRDRHGKLMAFMEITDENTSLTVTIFSDVYVSEYKRLLGKVIAVQGRISERNNEKNLNFIKIITIS, encoded by the coding sequence ATGGCATTTACGCATTTACAGGTGCGATCAGCCTATTCTTTGTTAAATAGCTCGATAACGATAAAAGACTATGTCCATCTTGCAACGAGACAGGGGTTGAAAACACTCGCTCTGACTGAAGACGGTAGCATGCACAGTGCGATTAAGTTTTACCAGGAATGTCGAGTGAACAACATTAAACCATTAATTGGATTAACTGTTAAAGTAAAACTCGAAATGGGAACGGAGGAATGGACATTTCTTGCTAAAAATCAGACCGGTTATGAGGCGCTCCTGTCGTTAGCTTCTTTATACGCTTTGAACGACGAGGGGATAGAATTTGAAGAACTATTGCCTTATTCGAATCATTTAATCACGATTACGAATGGGGAAACAGGGGTATTTGTTTCTATGGTGATGGATCATCAATGGGAAAATCTTAATCAGTACTATCAACGCTATCTTAAACCGTTCAATCATCTTTATATCGGATTGTTACGTGTTAACCAAGAGACGTATGATTGTTCGTGCCGCTTAATCTCTTTCGCCAAGGAGAAGCAGCTAAAGATGGTTGCTGTTAATGATGTGCGTTATTTGAATCAAGAAGATGCTAAAACGTTAACTTTACTACGGGCTATTAAGGCGAATCAATCGGTGGAGCAAATGCAGATTAGTGATGTGGAGCGTTACTTTAAGACGGAGGAACAGATGCGTCAATTATTCGTCGATCACGAAGAGGCGATTGATCATACAGAAGAGATTGCTAACGCATGTGAGGTTGAAATATTGCTCCATCAGTCCTTATTGCCAACGTTTAAAACACCCGAGGGAACGACAGCAGCCACTTATTTAGAGGCGCTATGCTATAAAGGGTTGCTTAAACGATACGGAACATCGGTGTCAGAAATTCATAAAAATCGATTGAGGTATGAGTTAGAAACCATTAGAAAGATGGGATTTTGCGACTACTTTTTAATTGTTTGGGATTTTATTAGGTATGCCAAGATGAATCAAATCTTGGTTGGGCCCGGAAGGGGATCAGCTGCGGGGTCGCTTGTTTCCTATGTTTTGGGAATTACAAATGTTGATCCGATTAAATATAAGTTGTTGTTCGAAAGGTTTTTAAACCCTGAACGTATTACGATGCCCGATATTGATATTGATTTTCAAGATAATCGGCGTGATGAAGTTATTCAATATGTTCAACAAAAGTACGGAGCAAGATGCGTGGTTCAAATTGCAACGTTTGGAACGTTTCAGTCACGGTCGGCGTGGCGTGATTTGGCCCGCATCCATGATGTACAAACTGAATTGATTAACAAGGTAGCTACCTACATTTCCTCGGGGCAGACGCTTAGGGAAACGTATGAGCAAAGTCAACCGTTAAAGGAATTTTTCTTAAAATACCCTAAACTTGAAATGATTTATCAAGAGGCGATGAAAATCGAGGGATTACCTCGCCATACTTCAATTCATGCTGCGGGAGTCATTATCCATGATCAGGATTTAACTAGACACACCGCTATCATGGAGGGACCAACAGGAATTTACGTTTCTCAATACGAGGCTGAGGATTTAGAGGCGATTGGACTACTTAAAATGGACTTTTTAGGGTTGAAGAATCTTAATATGTTACAGCAGATGATGACGCTTATTAGAAAGGAATCTGATTTTCAGTTTGACTTAGCCTCATTGGATTTAAATGATTCACAAACGTATAAAATGATTACACTTGGTCAGACAACCGGAATTTTTCAATTAGAGTCAGAGGGGATGCGTCAAGTTCTTAAAAAAGTACGTCCTAATTGCTTAGAGGATATTATCGCTTGTAATGCCTTATTCAGACCGGGTCCGATGGAGAATATTCCTCTGTTTGCGGCGAGAAAGCACAAGGAGGCACGGATTGAGTATTTAGATCCTATCCTGGAAGAAATTTTACGGGATACGTATGGAATTATTGTATATCAAGAACAAATTATGCAAATCGCTCACGTCGTTTCAGGGTATACATTAGGAGAGGCTGATGTATTGCGTCGTGCGGTTTCTAAAAAAAATAAAGAGATTTTAGAAAAAGAGGAGAGACAATTTATTTTAAGGGCCACTCAAAGGGGACACTCACCTGAAATGGCTAAGAAGTTATATTCACTTATTCTAAAATTTGCAAATTATGGCTTTAACCGTAGCCATGCAGTTGCCTATAGTTTAATCGCTTATCAAATGGCGTACTTAAAGGCACATTATCCTGCTTACTTTATGAGCGTCGCTTTAACAAATGTGATTGGAAGTGAGCACCACACAGCGATTTATATTCGTGAAGCCAAGCAATTAGATTTAACTATTTTGCCCCCGTCAGTAAATAGAAGTGGACTCACGTATCAAATTGAAAATAAATGTATTAGATTTAGCCTCCTTCCAATCAAACACATCGGATTAAATTTAGCCAAACAACTCGTCTCTATTCGTGAAAATGGCGCGTTTAAATCAGTGTATGATTTTGTGGTTAGAACGCGAACTTTTATGAATCAAAGGGCATATGAAAGTTTAATTGACGCGGGGGCATTAGATGAGTTTGGATACAATCGCGCGACGCTTCATCACAATTTAACGGCAATTCTCGATTTTTCTAAATATGACGGTGGGTTATTTGAACCCGATTTTCAAATGCAAATTATTTCGAAAGATTTTAGTAAAATTGACCTTATGAAACGTGAAAAGGAGTTACTTGGATTTTACTTGAACTCTCACCCTATTCATTTATTGCAAAAGGTTGCCAAAGAAAACGGGTGGTATTATCCAAGCGAAATCTCTTCGATAAGAAAGACTCAGGCTACTTTTGTTGGATTTGTTGAAAAGTTTCGAGAGATTAGGGATCGTCATGGAAAATTGATGGCCTTTATGGAAATAACAGATGAAAATACCTCATTAACGGTGACAATTTTTTCGGATGTTTACGTGAGTGAATATAAGAGACTTTTAGGAAAAGTTATCGCTGTACAGGGACGAATTAGTGAACGAAATAATGAAAAAAATCTTAACTTTATTAAAATAATAACGATTTCATAA
- a CDS encoding DHH family phosphoesterase yields the protein MLKEIWSHIFEFDKIIIHRHVSPDPDALGSQLGLAELIRCNYKDKVVKTVGFNEPSLAWMGQMDEVCDEDYEGALVLIMDTANSARIDDSRYKLGAKLIKLDHHPVVEEYADINYTDTAASSTSEIVVNLYQANREAYHLQLSQEAASCLYTGIIADSGRFLYDNTTIDTLSAAQLLYSCEINRNKIHENLYRRSLNIVQAQGYVLSQFEVSEAGVAFFKMPLDIQKSYHLTTGTRSALVNTLANIEGILVWVCLFENEDGRIRANIRSNGPIINEVAAKFDGGGHPKASGAMLSKWEDCQGLLDELGEVCLKYKLEV from the coding sequence ATGTTAAAAGAAATTTGGAGCCATATTTTTGAATTTGATAAGATTATTATCCATCGTCATGTGAGCCCTGACCCAGACGCCCTAGGTTCACAGCTTGGTCTAGCTGAATTAATTCGTTGCAATTATAAAGATAAAGTAGTTAAAACAGTAGGGTTTAATGAACCTTCCCTTGCATGGATGGGGCAAATGGATGAAGTATGTGATGAGGATTATGAGGGGGCACTCGTATTGATTATGGATACTGCAAATTCTGCTCGAATTGATGATTCTCGCTATAAATTAGGAGCTAAGTTAATTAAATTGGATCACCATCCAGTTGTTGAAGAGTACGCCGATATTAACTATACAGATACAGCCGCCTCTTCTACTTCGGAAATCGTTGTTAATTTATATCAGGCCAATCGAGAAGCGTATCACTTGCAGTTATCACAAGAGGCTGCCTCATGCTTATATACGGGGATTATTGCGGATAGCGGTCGCTTTTTATACGATAATACAACGATAGATACATTAAGTGCGGCACAACTTCTATATTCTTGCGAGATTAATCGAAATAAAATTCACGAGAATTTATATCGCCGTTCATTAAATATTGTTCAGGCACAAGGATATGTTTTAAGTCAATTTGAGGTCAGTGAAGCGGGAGTTGCCTTCTTTAAAATGCCGCTAGATATCCAAAAGTCTTATCATTTAACAACTGGGACACGATCGGCGCTTGTTAATACGCTTGCTAATATTGAGGGAATCTTAGTTTGGGTATGTTTATTTGAAAATGAGGATGGACGAATTCGTGCAAATATTCGATCGAATGGACCTATTATTAATGAAGTCGCTGCTAAATTTGATGGTGGAGGACATCCTAAGGCATCTGGAGCAATGCTAAGTAAATGGGAAGATTGTCAGGGATTACTTGATGAATTAGGGGAAGTTTGCTTGAAATATAAATTAGAAGTTTAG
- a CDS encoding acetate/propionate family kinase → MTKILSVNAGSSSLKFQLLEMPAQTVITKGLVERIGFNDGVFNIKFEDQKIEKVLPIKDHSVAVHLLLEALLDLKIVKNYDEISGVGHRVVHGGEKFDRSVVITDEVLAEIDALSELAPLHNPAHVLGIKAFMKELPHAVPVAVFDTAFHQTMAEDAYLYPVKYDWYKKYGVRKYGFHGTSHQYVAKQCAKLMNKPLEETKMITIHLGNGGSLTAIKGGHSVDTSMGFTPLAGIMMGTRSGDIDPAVLPFVMAKENLTVDQAVNALNKESGLYGVSGESSDMRDILKLVAQKDERAMTAFNLYVKRICDYIGAYYIYLGGVDALVFTAGIGENSTPVRKAIVDRLGVLGIQLDDEANQVMGEEQLISTPDSQIKVFAIPTNEELMIAEDTYAFVK, encoded by the coding sequence ATGACTAAAATTTTATCTGTTAATGCAGGAAGCTCATCATTGAAGTTTCAATTGTTAGAAATGCCAGCCCAAACTGTCATTACTAAAGGATTAGTTGAACGTATCGGATTTAATGATGGAGTATTTAATATTAAATTTGAAGATCAAAAAATTGAAAAAGTTTTACCTATTAAAGATCATAGTGTGGCAGTTCATTTATTATTAGAAGCTTTACTTGATTTAAAAATTGTTAAAAACTATGATGAAATTAGCGGAGTCGGTCATCGCGTTGTTCATGGGGGAGAAAAATTTGATCGATCAGTGGTCATTACGGATGAGGTGTTAGCTGAAATTGATGCTTTATCAGAATTAGCGCCACTTCATAACCCTGCTCATGTTTTAGGAATTAAAGCATTTATGAAAGAATTACCTCATGCTGTTCCTGTTGCTGTTTTCGACACAGCCTTCCATCAGACGATGGCAGAAGATGCTTATTTATATCCGGTAAAATATGATTGGTATAAAAAATATGGTGTGCGTAAATACGGATTCCATGGGACTTCACATCAATATGTTGCTAAACAATGCGCTAAATTAATGAATAAGCCGTTAGAAGAAACTAAAATGATTACGATTCATTTAGGGAATGGAGGATCTTTAACCGCTATTAAGGGGGGGCACTCAGTTGATACCTCAATGGGATTCACTCCTTTAGCGGGAATTATGATGGGAACACGCTCAGGGGATATTGACCCAGCTGTTTTACCTTTTGTAATGGCAAAAGAAAACTTAACGGTTGATCAAGCGGTTAATGCGTTAAATAAAGAGTCAGGTTTATACGGTGTTTCAGGAGAGTCATCGGATATGCGTGATATTTTGAAACTGGTTGCACAAAAAGATGAGCGTGCGATGACGGCCTTTAATTTATACGTTAAACGTATTTGTGATTATATTGGTGCTTACTACATTTACTTAGGTGGAGTCGACGCCTTAGTCTTTACAGCGGGAATCGGTGAAAATTCAACACCGGTTCGTAAGGCAATCGTTGATCGCTTAGGAGTTTTAGGTATTCAATTAGACGACGAAGCTAATCAGGTAATGGGAGAAGAGCAGCTTATTTCAACGCCGGATTCTCAGATTAAGGTGTTTGCGATTCCGACTAACGAGGAATTAATGATTGCTGAAGATACCTATGCATTTGTAAAATAA